The Acidimicrobiales bacterium DNA segment CCGAGCATGTCGAACTTCACCAGACCGACGGCCGCGCAGTCGTCCTTGTCCCACTGGAGCACGGTGCGGCCGGGCATGCGGCCCCACTCCACCGGCACGACCTCCACCACCGGGCGGTCGCAGATCACCATGCCGCCCGAGTGGATCCCGAGGTGGCGCGGGAAGTCCTGGACCTGGGCGGCCAGGTCCATCACCGGCTGGGGGATGTCGTGGTCGCTGGTGTGCGAGAGGGGTCCCCAGCCGTCGACCTGCTTGGACCAGGCGTCCTGCTGGCCCGGTGAGTGGCCGAGGGCCTTGGCCATGTCGCGCACGGCCGACTTGGGGCGGTAGGTGATGACGTTGGCCACCTGGGCCGCCCGCTCCCGGCCGTAGCGCTCGTAGACGTACTGGATGGCCTCCTCGCGGCGGTCGGACTCGATGTCGACGTCGATGTCGGGGGGCCCGTCCCGCGCCGGGGACAGGAAGCGCTCGAACAGCAGGCCGAGGGCGACAGCGTCGGCGTTGGTGATGCCGAGGGCGTAACAGACGGCACTGTTGGCGGCGCTGCCCCGGCCCTGGCAGTAGATGTTCGCCTTGCGGCAGAACTCGACGATGTCCCAGACGATGAGGAAGTAGCCGGCGAAGCCGAGCTGCTCGATGAGGTCGAGCTCGTGGGCGATCTGGCGGTAGGCGCCGGGGACCCGCTCATGCTCCGGCGGGCCGTAGCGGCGGGCGGCGCCCTCGGCCGTGAGGTGGCGCAGCCAGGTCATCTCGGTGTGGCCCGGCGGGACGGGCCAGTCGGGGAGGCGGGGGGCGACGAGTCGGAGGTCGAAGGCGCAGTCGGCGGCAATGGTGGCGGCCCGCTCGACGACGCCGGGATAGCGGGCCATGCGGGCCGCCATCTCGGCGCCCGAGCGGAGGTGGGCGGCGCCCGACGGAGGCAGCCAGCCGTCGATCTCGTCGAGGCTGCGCCGGGCCCGTACCGCGGCCAGGGCGGTGGCCAGCGGCCTCCTGGCGGGGGTGGCGTAGTGGACGTTGTTGGTGGCGACGAGGTCGACGCCTGCCCGCACGGCCAGGTCGGCCAAGGCGTCGTTGCGGGCCGAGTCGAGGGGGTCGCCGTGGTCCCAGAGCTCAACCCCCACGTTGTCCCGGCCGAAGCAGGTGACAAGGTCGGCGAGGGCCCGGGCCGCAGCCCGAGGCCCCTCGTCGACCAGGGCCTTGGGGACGGCGCCCTTGCGGCAGCCGGTGAGCACCAGCCAGCGCCCGCCGGCCGCCTGGCACAGGGCCGACATGGAGAACCGGGGCCGCCCCTTCTCCTTGCCCGCCAGCTGGGCGTCGCTGATGACGCGGCACAGTCGTGCGTAGCCCTCGGCGTCCCGGGCCAGCACGACGACGTGGGTCCCCTCGGGGTCGGCGATGCCGTTCTGGGGCTTGGTGAGGCCGACGCTCAGCTCGGCGCCGAACACGGTGGGCACGCCCACGGCGGCGGCCGCCTCGGCGAAGCGGACGACGCCGTACATCCCGTCGTGGTCGGTGAGGGCCAGGGCCCGGAGGCCGAGGCGGGCCGCCTCCTCCACCAGCTCCTCGGGGTGCGACGCCCCGTCCAGGAAGCTGAAGTTGGAGTGGCAGTGGAGCTCGGCGTACGGGGTCGTGGTCGCCGTCGGGCTGCGGTGGGCCGCCGGGACGGACGGCTCGAACGGCTGGCGCTTGCGTGACCACGCCGGGCTGTCGCCACCGTTGGCCACCGGTGGGACGGGGTCGGGACGGCCCGTCCCGCCTGGGACGGGCGGCACGGGACGTCCCTGCGGGGGCGGCGGCCCGGTCATCCGCCGGTGCAGCTCGGACCACGGGATCGGTGGGTTGCGCCATCCCACCGTCCCTCACCGCCCCGATTCTTTGGTCGTTGAGGTCCGGTATGCGGACCTGAGCGACCAGAGAATCCTGGCGGGGTCAGTCATAGGAAGCCTCGGCCCACCAGTTCCCACCCTCGACGGCGAGGAGCCAGGCGGTGTCCCCGGCCACCACCTGGAAGCGGGCCCGGCGGCGGTGGGCGGCGGTGTCCCACCAGCGCTCGTCGGCCGGCCACGGGCCGGCCCAGGCGACCACCGGCGCCCACCGCCGGCCGTCGACCGACACCTGCGCCGGGGCAGCGGTGACAGCACCCCGCCCGCTGACGCCCACCGGCTGTCCGGACGGGCCCACCACCTCGGCGCGCAGCATGGGTACGAACACCGTGGCCGGCGATGGTGCGGGCAAACGACCCGGCCACGGGCGGTCGGCGGGGCGGGCCGGCTCACGAGCGTCGCCCCACGGCACCAAGGTGACCCGCTCGGCAGGGTGCCGCCCGCCGCTGCGTACGGCCGTGACCACCGCCTCGGGGCCGAGCATGCCCTGCACCCGGGCCAGCGCCCGGGCCGCCCGGGCGGCCCCCTCGGCTGAGCCACCCCAGAACCCGAGCTGGCGGCCGTCGTCGGGGACGACCTGATCGGGGACCAGGCGCAGCAGCGAGATCCCGCCGGTGGGGCGGTCGGCGGCGGCCGCCGCGTGCAGCCAGCCGTCGAGCTGCCAGCGGACGCGGTCGGCCATGGCAGCCGGCGTGAGGGCGCCGTCGGAGCGCCACAGCCTGGCCAGCCGCTCCCCGTGCTCGGTCTCCGCTTCGATGCACACGCGCGTGCACGCCAGCCCCCGGGTGGCGAGGGTGCGGTGCAGCTCGTCGGCCAGGGTCTTGGCCGCGAAAGCGGCGGTGTCGACCCGCTCGGCCGGCGGCTCGAGCTCGACCTGCACGGCGAAGTCGGGTGGCGGCTCGGTGCCGGTGAG contains these protein-coding regions:
- a CDS encoding DNA polymerase Y family protein, with product PRPRHPARRRPPRHPVRRPRRGGSMTGAVRTLVAWVPDWPIVAASVPAGVPAVVVFANRVVACSSRARAEGVVRGLRRREAQGRCPELLVLEHDVGRDARAFEPVVAAVAAFAPRVEVVRSGVAAVETLGPSRYFGGDEALAARVDEAVTSAIATSQPFWQRKSTTSGRFPLPEREGAGTGAGAGADRGRGAGAGAGCRVGVADGTFAAGLAARRGLVVPPGGSAAFLAPFPVAALDRPDLADLLLRLGLRTLGAFAAVPATDVLARFGPDGAVAHRLACGLDERPLTGTEPPPDFAVQVELEPPAERVDTAAFAAKTLADELHRTLATRGLACTRVCIEAETEHGERLARLWRSDGALTPAAMADRVRWQLDGWLHAAAAADRPTGGISLLRLVPDQVVPDDGRQLGFWGGSAEGAARAARALARVQGMLGPEAVVTAVRSGGRHPAERVTLVPWGDAREPARPADRPWPGRLPAPSPATVFVPMLRAEVVGPSGQPVGVSGRGAVTAAPAQVSVDGRRWAPVVAWAGPWPADERWWDTAAHRRRARFQVVAGDTAWLLAVEGGNWWAEASYD
- a CDS encoding error-prone DNA polymerase — translated: MPPVPGGTGRPDPVPPVANGGDSPAWSRKRQPFEPSVPAAHRSPTATTTPYAELHCHSNFSFLDGASHPEELVEEAARLGLRALALTDHDGMYGVVRFAEAAAAVGVPTVFGAELSVGLTKPQNGIADPEGTHVVVLARDAEGYARLCRVISDAQLAGKEKGRPRFSMSALCQAAGGRWLVLTGCRKGAVPKALVDEGPRAAARALADLVTCFGRDNVGVELWDHGDPLDSARNDALADLAVRAGVDLVATNNVHYATPARRPLATALAAVRARRSLDEIDGWLPPSGAAHLRSGAEMAARMARYPGVVERAATIAADCAFDLRLVAPRLPDWPVPPGHTEMTWLRHLTAEGAARRYGPPEHERVPGAYRQIAHELDLIEQLGFAGYFLIVWDIVEFCRKANIYCQGRGSAANSAVCYALGITNADAVALGLLFERFLSPARDGPPDIDVDIESDRREEAIQYVYERYGRERAAQVANVITYRPKSAVRDMAKALGHSPGQQDAWSKQVDGWGPLSHTSDHDIPQPVMDLAAQVQDFPRHLGIHSGGMVICDRPVVEVVPVEWGRMPGRTVLQWDKDDCAAVGLVKFDMLGLGMLTAIHEAVDLIRQAHGVEVDLATLPQEDEVYDMLCRADSVGVFQVESRAQMATLPRLKPRHFYDLVVEVALIRPGPIQGGSVHPYIRRRNGDEPVTYLHPLLEPSLKKTLGVPLFQEQLMQMAIDVAGFTAADADQLRQAMGSKRSHARMEALKGRLYGGMAERGITPDVADAIYEKLVAFANFGFPESHSVSFAYLVYASSWIKHHFPAAFCAALLNAQPMGFWSPQTLTADARRHGVTILGPDLNASAAKATLQPHSRGNSSPKWGAISSKAEEDDEQPAVRLGIGSVRTIGDELAERIDAGRPYTGMEDVVRRCALTEPQVEALATAGAFGCFDAGARRRRAPLTRREALWAAGAVSQSRPGRLAGVVTGESAPPLPGMTRREEAASDLWALGLSPDSSPTEFARRALDDMGVTTAAGLFDAEPGSRVLVGGVVTHRQRPATASGITFVNLEDETGLVNVICSRGVWARHRRVARSAPALLVRGTLERVEGVINIVADRIEPLDLALPTRSRDFR